A single genomic interval of Camelina sativa cultivar DH55 chromosome 11, Cs, whole genome shotgun sequence harbors:
- the LOC109127384 gene encoding uncharacterized protein LOC109127384: protein MSTSNMSTADTVAVSTTSLVYVNTSNVMKLSSTNFLMWSRQIHALFDGYDLANYLDGTVPVPPETISATDGTPPTANPAFGLWRRQDKLVYSALLGAISASVHPIVSRAATAHEIWSTLNTTYAKPSRGHILQLQNQVTQWMKGTGSIDDYVQGLVALYDKLALLGKVVDHDDQLAKLLKGLPDDYQQVVNQIEGRETTPSLPEVHEKLILHEANLLASTSATALPITANAASYNRNSNNRGYHSNNSGGHSNARSNQPCARRCSQFQLNSQFHATPYAPWKPRANLVTAPNVTPWVVDSGATHNLTTDLNNLALHQPYHGSDGVTIADGSTIPISHSGSTSLPTASRPLHLKDV, encoded by the exons ATGTCTACTTCCAACATGTCCACTGCTGACACTGTTGCTGTCTCCACCACGAGTCTTGTTTATGTTAACACCTCCAATGTCATGAAGCTCTCTTCAACGAACTTCCTCATGTGGAGCCGTCAGATCCATGCCTTATTTGATGGGTATGATCTCGCCAACTATCTCGATGGTACTGTCCCGGTGCCACCCGAGACCATCTCTGCAACTGATGGTACTCCTCCGACCGCAAATCCTGCGTTTGGCCTCTGGCGCCGGCAAGACAAGCTTGTCTACAGCGCCCTCCTTGGTGCCATCTCTGCCTCCGTGCATCCTATTGTCTCTCGTGCCGCCACTGCTCACGAGATCTGGTCTACTCTCAATACAACATACGCTAAACCAAGCCGTGGTCACATCCTCCAACTCCAAAACCAAGTGACTCAATGGATGAAAGGTACCGGCTCCATTGATGATTATGTTCAAGGACTTGTTGCCTTGTATGACAAGTTAGCTCTTCTCGGCAAAGTTGTCGACCATGATGACCAGTTAGCCAAGCTCCTGAAGGGACTCCCTGATGACTACCAACAGGTTGTCAATCAGATCGAGGGTCGTGAAACAACACCCTCGCTACCCGAGGTTCACGAGAAGTTGATCCTTCATGAAGCCAACCTCCTCGCCTCTACCTCTGCGACTGCTCTACCAATCACGGCAAATGCTGCTTCGTACAACCGTAACAGTAATAATCGTGGTTACCACTCTAACAACAGTGGTGGTCACTCCAATGCTCGCTCCAACCAGCCGTG TGCCCGTCGCTGCTCTCAGTTCCAGCTCAACTCTCAGTTCCATGCCACTCCGTATGCCCCATGGAAGCCTCGTGCGAACTTGGTTACGGCTCCTAATGTCACGCCTTGGGTTGTTGACTCTGGTGCCACACACAACCTTACCACCGATCTGAACAATCTCGCTCTCCATCAACCATATCATGGTAGTGATGGTGTCACTATTGCAGATGGCTCTACTATCCCCATCTCGCACTCTGGTTCTACTTCACTCCCTACGGCTTCTCGTCCCTTACACTTGAAAGATGTCTAA
- the LOC104724851 gene encoding disease resistance RPP13-like protein 4 has translation MASDNTAPATETGQNAEEVGKKAVDESGVSTQEVGKKPGDEPETSIEKILKIVTTLDNRFPQQPEQQRMSRSETAPARPTPSGNQQPTTGGLAKTQSDTTALATVRQSEHAIPKLKRNLRLLEEDVSKLQDLNIEVAEEVRRQIRPLDNLLKQVELGSTNKQLTEGNKNDLEKVNKKIFNLMCQVPLLPNKRKNNRGFDADDGNGDNHGKPIVCLPGIHANEEELKRLAVFRDVQTKFEQLDGDKKIYLLTFAVFPENQEVNRTMLMYWWIGEGILTYRVTPPKKGMVLADEDKPENVVKKVLKEFADKKLIEPVKNKRKVEPSSYKMTPFVHASLVRISMEMKLFNMYQKGEKPTMQRSEMNKVCLVEASSSQPEAKANKMLFADQIETVFNVSERFPDFTFKWFSKDQTSGKRKLNRLSTTTYKELKVFYLGRWERTAKRHIEVENAELMKNLKHMTKLKLLSFQGISRIERLDDAVCKLHDLIILDLRACYNLEKLPDKIDSLKALTYLDITDCYMIDRIPKRLSWLGNLEVLKGFVVSDATDEETVCTLAELEHLKNLRKLSISINKDVSVSKLFVDIENFDRLEKLKMAWGGINVHKPADPHSGVKNFLRQMTFQELQPVKKVPKKDRDPVHLPLKLKKLDLQCFPKSDLPSWLQPNMLGGLEKLYIKGGTELTGFGTQPPKEATACQVKVLRLKFLPRLKVEWRDLQLYFPRLEFLDKYQCPQVSFCPTDGIGIWRKKD, from the coding sequence ATGGCTTCGGACAACACCGCGCCGGCCACGGAGACGGGACAAAACGCAGAGGAGGTCGGGAAGAAAGCAGTAGATGAGTCAGGAGTATCAACACAGGAGGTGGGGAAGAAGCCAGGAGATGAACCAGAAACATCAATCGAGAAGATTCTTAAAATCGTGACTACATTGGACAATCGTTTTCCACAACAGCCAGAACAACAAAGGATGTCAAGGTCGGAAACTGCCCCTGCCAGACCTACTCCTAGTGGTAACCAGCAGCCAACCACGGGTGGTTTGGCAAAAACACAAAGTGACACAACTGCTCTTGCGACCGTGAGACAATCCGAGCATGCGATTCCTAAGCTGAAACGTAATCTCCGCCTTCTTGAAGAGGACGTGTCAAAGCTACAAGACCTTAACATAGAGGTTGCAGAAGAGGTGAGGAGACAAATCCGTCCACTTGACAACCTTCTCAAGCAAGTGGAATTGGGTTCCACGAATAAGCAGTTGACCGAAGGTAACAAGAATGATTTGGAGAAGGTCAACAAGAAGATCTTTAACTTGATGTGTCAAGTACCTTTGTTGCCCAACAAGCGTAAAAACAACAGAGGATTTGATGCTGACGATGGCAATGGCGATAATCACGGGAAACCCATTGTTTGCTTGCCAGGGATCCATGCAAATGAAGAGGAGCTCAAAAGGCTTGCGGTTTTTAGAGATGTACAAACCAAGTTCGAGCAACTTGATGGTGATAAGAAGATCTACCTGCTGACCTTTGCTGTCTTCCCCGAGAATCAAGAGGTGAATCGAACCATGCTCATGTACTGGTGGATCGGGGAAGGCATCCTGACTTATAGAGTCACACCACCTAAAAAGGGTATGGTTCTGGCTGATGAAGACAAACCCGAAAATGTCGTCAAGAAGGTTCTCAAGGAATTTGCGGACAAGAAGTTGATCGAACCTGTTAAAAACAAACGAAAAGTGGAGCCAAGCAGCTATAAGATGACCCCTTTTGTGCATGCTTCATTGGTTCGGATCTCAATGGAGATGAAACTTTTTAATATGTATCAGAAAGGGGAGAAGCCAACCATGCAAAGATCAGAAATGAACAAGGTCTGCCTTGTGGAAGCTTCGTCAAGTCAACCAGAAGCAAAAGCTAACAAAATGTTATTCGCAGATCAGATTGAAACCGTCTTCAATGTTTCTGAGCGGTTCCCGGATTTCACATTCAAGTGGTTCTCCAAGGATCAAACATCAGGAAAAAGGAAGTTGAATCGTCTATCAACAACTACGTATAAGGAGCTCAAGGTTTTTTATCTAGGAAGATGGGAGAGAACCGCCAAGCGCCACATCGAGGTAGAGAATGCAGAGCTTATGAAAAACTTGAAGCATATGACTAAACTCAAGCTTCTGAGTTTCCAAGGGATCTCAAGAATTGAAAGACTTGACGATGCTGTCTGTAAGCTTCATGATCTGATCATCTTGGACCTCAGGGCTTGCTACAATCTTGAGAAACTTCCAGACAAGATAGATTCACTCAAGGCCCTCACCTACTTGGACATTACAGATTGCTACATGATAGACCGCATACCCAAGAGGCTGTCGTGGCTCGGTAACTTGGAGGTTCTAAAGGGCTTTGTGGTCAGTGATGCTACTGATGAGGAGACGGTCTGCACGCTGGCTGAGCTGGAACACTTGAAGAATCTGAGAAAGCTAAgtatttcaataaacaaagatgtCAGTGTATCCAAACTGTTCGTGGATATTGAGAATTTCGACCGTCTAGAAAAGTTGAAAATGGCGTGGGGAGGTATTAATGTCCACAAGCCAGCGGATCCTCATAGCGGAGTAAAAAATTTCTTAAGACAGATGACATTCCAAGAGCTCCAGCCTGTAAAGAAGGTTCCAAAGAAGGATAGAGATCCAGTGCACCTTCCCCTGAAGTTGAAGAAACTGGACCTTCAGTGTTTTCCTAAATCGGATCTTCCCTCATGGCTTCAACCCAATATGCTTGGTGGTCTGGAAAAACTCTACATCAAAGGAGGAACCGAACTTACTGGATTTGGAACGCAACCACCAAAGGAGGCAACGGCTTGCCAAGTCAAGGTTTTACGTCTGAAATTTCTTCCCAGGCTCAAAGTGGAGTGGAGGGACCTACAACTGTACTTCCCAAGGCTGGAGTTCTTAGACAAGTATCAGTGCCCTCAAGTTAGTTTCTGCCCCACCGATGGCATCGGAATCTGGCGCAAGAAAGATTAA